In Kitasatospora sp. NBC_00240, the following are encoded in one genomic region:
- the corA gene encoding magnesium/cobalt transporter CorA produces the protein MSRMIVDCATYRDGHRVEGPEDYSDALAAARAAGDSFLWIGLHEPTTAELDLVSEEFGLHPLAVEDAVSAHQRPKLEAYQDSLFMALKTVGHRDGTQAVSTGEIMIFVGDAFVMTVRHGADSPLRELRAQLEKQPEILRHGPGAVLHSVCDTVVDGYLDVVVALEGELDELEADVFAPGRPSGDAAERIYGYKRQLVTMRRATGPLQEPLLRLGRGGEPFVTAEALPYLRDVADHLSRANEQVDGMDRLLTDILSANLAQVSVQQNSDMRKISAWAALAAVPTLIAGVYGMNFEHMPELHQRWGYPGVLLLMTVTCVVLHRVFKRSGWL, from the coding sequence ATGTCCCGCATGATCGTCGATTGCGCCACCTACCGCGACGGGCACCGCGTCGAGGGGCCGGAGGACTACTCCGACGCCCTGGCGGCCGCCCGGGCGGCCGGTGACAGCTTCCTCTGGATAGGGCTCCACGAGCCGACCACGGCCGAGCTGGACCTGGTCAGCGAGGAGTTCGGGTTGCACCCGCTGGCGGTCGAGGACGCCGTCAGCGCCCACCAGCGGCCCAAGCTGGAGGCCTACCAGGACTCGCTCTTCATGGCGCTCAAGACGGTCGGCCACCGGGACGGCACCCAGGCGGTCAGCACCGGCGAGATCATGATCTTCGTCGGCGACGCCTTCGTGATGACCGTACGGCACGGCGCGGACAGCCCGCTGCGGGAGCTGCGCGCCCAGCTGGAGAAGCAGCCGGAGATCCTGCGGCACGGCCCGGGCGCCGTGCTGCACTCGGTCTGCGACACGGTGGTGGACGGCTACCTGGACGTCGTGGTCGCCCTGGAGGGCGAGCTGGACGAGCTGGAGGCGGACGTCTTCGCCCCCGGGCGCCCGTCCGGCGACGCGGCGGAGCGGATCTACGGCTACAAGCGCCAGCTGGTGACCATGCGGCGGGCCACCGGCCCGCTGCAGGAGCCGCTGCTGCGCCTGGGCCGGGGCGGCGAGCCCTTCGTGACGGCCGAGGCGCTGCCGTACCTGCGGGACGTCGCGGACCACCTGTCCCGCGCCAACGAGCAGGTGGACGGCATGGACCGGCTGCTCACCGACATCCTGAGCGCCAACCTGGCGCAGGTCAGCGTGCAGCAGAACAGCGACATGCGGAAGATCTCCGCCTGGGCGGCGCTGGCCGCCGTGCCGACCCTGATCGCCGGCGTGTACGGGATGAACTTCGAGCACATGCCGGAGCTGCACCAGCGCTGGGGCTACCCGGGGGTGCTGCTGCTGATGACCGTGACCTGCGTGGTGCTGCACCGGGTCTTCAAGCGGAGCGGCTGGCTCTGA
- a CDS encoding histidine phosphatase family protein, with protein sequence MPTLLLVRHGRSTANTAGILAGWTPGVELDDTGRVQAAALAGRLTGVPIAQAVSSPLERCRQTLEPLLAGRPELPRPALDERLGECHYGEWTGRPLAELAGEPLWRTVQDHAAAAAFPGGESLRELSHRTVTAVREWNEKVAVEHGDDAVWIACSHGDVIKAVIADALGLHLDHFQRINVEPCSVTAIRYTPQRPFLLRMGDTGDLSSLGPRPGRADAPAGDAVVGGDTGAS encoded by the coding sequence ATGCCCACCCTGCTGCTCGTCCGCCACGGCCGCTCCACCGCGAACACGGCCGGAATCCTGGCCGGTTGGACCCCCGGTGTGGAACTCGACGACACCGGCCGGGTCCAGGCCGCCGCGCTGGCCGGGCGCCTGACCGGCGTCCCGATCGCGCAGGCCGTCAGCAGCCCGCTGGAGCGCTGCCGGCAGACCCTGGAGCCGCTGCTCGCCGGGCGTCCCGAACTGCCCCGGCCGGCCCTGGACGAGCGCCTCGGGGAGTGCCACTACGGCGAGTGGACCGGCCGCCCGCTGGCCGAGCTGGCCGGCGAACCGCTCTGGCGCACCGTGCAGGACCACGCCGCGGCCGCGGCCTTCCCCGGCGGGGAGTCGCTGCGCGAACTCAGCCACCGGACGGTCACGGCCGTCCGCGAGTGGAACGAGAAGGTCGCCGTCGAGCACGGCGACGACGCGGTCTGGATCGCCTGCTCGCACGGCGACGTCATCAAGGCGGTGATCGCCGACGCGCTGGGCCTGCACCTGGACCACTTCCAGCGGATCAACGTCGAGCCGTGCTCGGTCACCGCGATCCGCTACACCCCGCAGCGCCCGTTCCTGCTGCGGATGGGGGACACCGGTGACCTCTCCTCGCTGGGCCCCCGGCCCGGTCGGGCGGACGCCCCGGCGGGCGACGCCGTGGTCGGCGGCGACACCGGCGCGAGCTGA
- a CDS encoding DUF5703 family protein: MVRQPEYEYQSLRMPRGTTRNAARQLLTEHAEYGHWELDRLRLFPDGSRTVLLRRKIIRQIRSW, translated from the coding sequence CTGGTTCGGCAGCCGGAGTACGAGTACCAGTCACTGCGCATGCCGCGCGGCACCACCCGAAACGCGGCCAGGCAACTGCTCACCGAGCACGCCGAGTACGGGCACTGGGAGTTGGACCGGCTACGGCTCTTCCCCGACGGGAGCCGCACCGTGCTGCTGCGCCGAAAGATCATCCGGCAGATCCGGAGCTGGTGA
- a CDS encoding ATP-binding domain-containing protein, giving the protein MSDTENSAPGGPADGGRADGTPGQDNGTNGAPAHGRADDGRADEAGPASATARTDTVAALAEAIRAIGQQATTGPDLRTAAPAADGTTPGTAPEAAARRAHQPDEQRAQALRAAAEVLTAGGAPADFADAAVAQLGEGAAELLRADPWAVLALPGVRPEQADGFARGLLGAEAGPGDQRRAGALVPWLLEQAALRGDSAVEIGEVAAGLERLGLPEPAAALQAVVVDGLVMPFQDELTGPEARAAAAGSEEDDEPPTRTLLALERLALAEESLADGLVRVMSTFVPGEDAQAAEPDPTGAEPSGLADEPSDAGSEPSDTGDEPSDTGAEPAATAETSSPAPAPGPAAWEAAATAAPSSSATALVRAVAGSALVTHTGGEASRGEAAALLHAAQGLGLRAWAATWTDQGRQSLAGLLPAGAAPDIATLADLLSGTAGPGRAGDGTLALDLLVVLDAPLLDAELAATLLESLADGTRLVLSGDPGQLWSAGPGRFFADLLAAKVCPAVASRTPDFGPIGELVSAVGIGELQPVDAPDKEVVILTAKDGGEAVHRAVQLLTDSIPRALGIPSEQVVLLTPGHGGSAGTRALNAAAKARLNPGPGRFGGFDPGDRVVHSPAPGVIRPGRVLDGDATGLHLELADGTRSTVAPADAAKLRHGWALTVHQAVGRRWPGAVVVLPDDAGAGLTRQWVYTAFGRAERHLSVVHAAGPALPQAVAERPARPRTTRLRTILAENAEPAY; this is encoded by the coding sequence GTGAGCGACACAGAGAACAGCGCTCCGGGCGGCCCCGCCGACGGCGGCCGGGCGGACGGCACCCCCGGCCAGGACAACGGGACGAACGGCGCCCCGGCCCACGGCCGGGCGGACGACGGCCGGGCGGACGAGGCCGGCCCGGCCTCCGCCACCGCCCGTACCGACACCGTCGCCGCGCTCGCGGAGGCGATCCGGGCGATCGGGCAGCAGGCCACCACCGGACCGGACCTGCGGACGGCGGCCCCGGCCGCCGACGGCACCACCCCGGGCACCGCTCCCGAAGCGGCCGCCCGGCGGGCCCACCAGCCGGACGAGCAGCGGGCTCAGGCCCTGCGGGCCGCGGCCGAGGTCCTGACGGCCGGCGGCGCCCCCGCCGACTTCGCCGACGCGGCCGTGGCCCAGCTCGGCGAGGGCGCGGCCGAGCTGCTGCGGGCCGACCCCTGGGCCGTCCTCGCCCTGCCCGGCGTCCGCCCCGAGCAGGCGGACGGCTTCGCGCGCGGCCTGCTCGGCGCCGAGGCCGGCCCGGGCGACCAGCGCCGCGCCGGCGCCCTGGTGCCGTGGCTGCTGGAGCAGGCCGCGCTGCGCGGGGACTCGGCCGTGGAGATCGGCGAGGTCGCCGCCGGGCTGGAACGGCTCGGCCTGCCGGAGCCCGCCGCCGCCCTCCAGGCGGTCGTGGTCGACGGCCTGGTGATGCCGTTCCAGGACGAGCTCACCGGCCCGGAGGCCCGCGCCGCGGCCGCCGGCTCCGAGGAGGACGACGAGCCGCCGACCCGGACCCTGCTCGCGCTGGAGCGGCTCGCCCTGGCGGAGGAGAGCCTGGCGGACGGCCTGGTCCGGGTGATGTCCACCTTCGTCCCGGGAGAGGACGCGCAGGCCGCCGAGCCGGACCCGACGGGCGCCGAGCCTTCGGGCCTCGCGGACGAGCCCTCGGACGCCGGGTCGGAACCCTCCGACACCGGGGACGAGCCCTCCGACACCGGGGCGGAGCCGGCAGCGACCGCCGAGACCTCGTCCCCGGCCCCCGCCCCCGGCCCGGCCGCCTGGGAGGCGGCCGCCACGGCAGCGCCCTCCTCCTCGGCCACCGCACTCGTCAGGGCCGTCGCCGGCAGCGCGCTGGTCACCCACACCGGCGGCGAGGCCTCCCGGGGCGAGGCGGCCGCACTGCTGCACGCCGCGCAGGGGCTCGGGCTGCGCGCCTGGGCCGCCACCTGGACCGACCAGGGCCGGCAGAGCCTGGCCGGACTGCTCCCCGCCGGGGCCGCCCCGGACATCGCGACCCTGGCCGACCTGCTCTCCGGCACCGCCGGCCCCGGCCGGGCCGGCGACGGCACCCTCGCGCTCGACCTGCTGGTCGTGCTGGACGCGCCGCTGCTGGACGCCGAACTGGCCGCCACCCTGTTGGAGTCGCTGGCCGACGGCACCCGCCTGGTGCTCAGCGGCGACCCCGGCCAGCTCTGGTCGGCCGGGCCGGGCCGGTTCTTCGCCGATCTGCTGGCCGCCAAGGTCTGCCCGGCGGTCGCCTCCCGGACGCCCGACTTCGGGCCGATCGGCGAGCTGGTGTCGGCCGTCGGCATCGGCGAGCTGCAGCCCGTCGACGCGCCCGACAAGGAGGTGGTGATCCTCACCGCCAAGGACGGCGGCGAAGCCGTCCACCGCGCCGTCCAGCTGCTGACCGACTCCATCCCGCGGGCCCTCGGCATCCCCTCCGAGCAGGTCGTCCTGCTGACCCCCGGGCACGGCGGCAGCGCCGGCACCCGGGCGCTGAACGCCGCCGCCAAGGCCCGGCTGAACCCGGGCCCGGGCAGGTTCGGCGGGTTCGACCCGGGCGACCGGGTGGTCCACTCCCCCGCCCCGGGCGTGATCCGCCCCGGCCGGGTGCTGGACGGCGACGCCACCGGCCTGCACCTGGAGCTCGCCGACGGCACCCGCAGCACGGTCGCCCCCGCCGATGCCGCCAAGCTGCGGCACGGCTGGGCCCTGACCGTCCATCAGGCCGTCGGCCGGCGCTGGCCCGGGGCGGTCGTGGTGCTCCCGGACGACGCCGGCGCCGGGCTGACCAGGCAGTGGGTCTACACCGCCTTCGGGCGGGCCGAGCGGCACCTCTCCGTGGTGCACGCGGCAGGCCCTGCCCTGCCGCAGGCCGTCGCCGAGCGGCCGGCCCGGCCCCGCACCACCCGGCTGCGCACGATCCTGGCCGAGAACGCCGAGCCCGCCTACTAG
- a CDS encoding M20/M25/M40 family metallo-hydrolase — protein MSDSKADRVAGPKVTGESEVAEICRDLIRIDTSNYGDGSGPGERKAAEYVAEQLAEFGLEPQIFESAKGRASTVVRIEGEDRSRPGLLIHGHTDVVPANAADWTYDPFAGEIADGCVWGRGAVDMKDMDAMTLAVVRDRLRTGRKPPRDLVLAFVADEEAGGTYGARYLVDKHPGLFEGVTEAIGEVGGFSFTVNDQVRLYLVETAEKGMHWMRLTVEGRAGHGSMENDDNAITELCEAVARLGRHKFPLRITKTVRAFLDELSDALGVELDPENMDETLRVLGGIAKMIGTTLRNTAQPTMLGAGYKVNVIPGQATAHVDGRFLPGYEEEFLADLDRVLGPRVKRESLHSDKAIETGFDGALVEAMQLALKAEDPIARAVPYCLSGGTDAKSFQDLGIRCFGFAPLQLPPDLDFAGMFHGVDERVPVDGLKFGVRVLDRFIDAC, from the coding sequence CAGCAACTACGGCGACGGCTCCGGGCCCGGGGAGCGCAAGGCGGCCGAGTACGTCGCCGAGCAGCTCGCCGAGTTCGGGCTGGAGCCGCAGATCTTCGAGTCGGCCAAGGGGCGGGCCTCGACGGTCGTCCGGATCGAGGGGGAGGACCGCTCCCGGCCCGGCCTGCTGATCCACGGCCACACCGACGTGGTGCCGGCCAACGCCGCCGACTGGACCTACGACCCGTTCGCCGGCGAGATCGCCGACGGCTGCGTCTGGGGGCGCGGCGCGGTCGACATGAAGGACATGGACGCGATGACCCTCGCGGTCGTCCGCGACCGGCTCCGCACGGGCCGCAAGCCCCCGCGCGACCTGGTGCTGGCCTTCGTCGCCGACGAGGAGGCGGGCGGCACCTACGGCGCGCGCTACCTGGTCGACAAGCACCCCGGCCTGTTCGAGGGCGTGACCGAGGCGATCGGCGAGGTCGGCGGCTTCTCCTTCACCGTCAACGACCAGGTGCGGCTGTACCTGGTGGAGACGGCCGAGAAGGGCATGCACTGGATGCGCCTCACGGTCGAGGGCCGGGCCGGGCACGGCTCGATGGAGAACGACGACAACGCCATCACCGAGCTGTGCGAGGCGGTGGCCCGGCTCGGGCGGCACAAGTTCCCGCTGCGGATCACCAAGACCGTCCGGGCCTTCCTCGACGAGCTCTCCGACGCGCTGGGCGTCGAGCTCGACCCGGAGAACATGGACGAGACGCTCCGGGTGCTCGGCGGCATCGCCAAGATGATCGGCACCACGCTGCGCAACACCGCCCAGCCGACCATGCTCGGCGCCGGCTACAAGGTCAACGTCATTCCCGGTCAGGCGACCGCGCACGTGGACGGGCGCTTCCTGCCCGGCTACGAGGAGGAGTTCCTGGCCGACCTGGACCGGGTGCTCGGTCCGCGGGTGAAGCGCGAGAGCCTGCACTCGGACAAGGCGATCGAGACCGGCTTCGACGGGGCGCTGGTGGAGGCCATGCAGCTGGCGCTGAAGGCGGAGGACCCGATCGCGCGGGCCGTGCCGTACTGCCTCTCCGGCGGTACTGACGCGAAGTCGTTCCAGGACCTCGGGATCCGCTGCTTCGGCTTCGCGCCGCTGCAGCTGCCGCCGGACCTGGACTTCGCCGGGATGTTCCACGGCGTGGACGAGCGGGTGCCGGTGGACGGGCTGAAGTTCGGCGTCCGGGTGCTCGACCGGTTCATCGACGCCTGCTGA
- a CDS encoding chaplin: protein MNVKKLAAVAAATGGLVLAGAGMAAAHGGASAQGVAAGSPGVLSGNLIQVPVHVPVNVCGNTVSVIGLLNPAFGNSCANI, encoded by the coding sequence ATGAACGTCAAGAAGCTCGCCGCTGTCGCCGCCGCCACCGGTGGTCTGGTCCTCGCCGGTGCGGGCATGGCCGCCGCGCACGGTGGCGCCAGTGCCCAGGGTGTCGCGGCCGGTTCGCCGGGCGTGCTGTCGGGCAACCTGATCCAGGTGCCGGTCCACGTGCCCGTCAACGTGTGCGGCAACACCGTCAGCGTCATCGGCCTGCTCAACCCGGCGTTCGGCAACAGCTGCGCCAACATCTGA
- a CDS encoding LLM class F420-dependent oxidoreductase: protein MRLGINLGYWGLGMDADNIAVAQEADRLGYSVCWAAEAYGSDAATVLSYVAAKTERIDVGSAIFQIPARTPAMTAMTAATLDTLSGGRFRLGLGVSGPQVSEGWYGVKFDKPLARTREYVEIIRKAMSRERLVHEGASWTLPLPGGPGKPLKLTVHPVREHIPLYIAAIGPKNLEQTGEIADGWLGIFFAPEHAALSLEPLKAGRAKVGQTLDGFDLCPTVTISVGEDVKAAADSQRSYAALYIGGMGSKDKNFYNQLTRRMGYEQAADEIQEKYLAKDYAGAAAAVPHDLIDATSLLGDTARIADRMQAYADAGVTTLTLAPAGFTLEERVLALRTGVQALERAGLAE from the coding sequence ATGCGACTCGGCATCAACCTCGGCTACTGGGGACTCGGCATGGACGCCGACAACATCGCGGTCGCCCAGGAGGCCGACCGCCTGGGCTACTCGGTCTGCTGGGCCGCCGAGGCCTACGGCTCCGACGCCGCGACCGTCCTCAGCTACGTCGCCGCGAAGACCGAGCGGATCGACGTCGGCTCGGCGATCTTCCAGATCCCCGCCCGCACCCCCGCCATGACGGCGATGACCGCCGCCACCCTCGACACCCTCTCGGGCGGCCGCTTCCGCCTCGGCCTGGGCGTCTCCGGCCCGCAGGTCTCCGAGGGCTGGTACGGCGTGAAGTTCGACAAGCCGCTGGCCCGCACCCGGGAGTACGTGGAGATCATCCGCAAGGCGATGTCCCGCGAGCGCCTGGTGCACGAGGGCGCCAGCTGGACGCTGCCGCTGCCCGGCGGACCCGGCAAGCCGCTGAAGCTCACCGTGCACCCCGTCCGCGAGCACATCCCGCTGTACATCGCCGCCATCGGCCCGAAGAACCTGGAGCAGACCGGCGAGATCGCCGACGGCTGGCTCGGCATCTTCTTCGCCCCCGAGCACGCCGCGCTCTCCCTGGAGCCGCTGAAGGCCGGCCGCGCCAAGGTCGGGCAGACCCTGGACGGCTTCGACCTCTGCCCGACCGTGACCATCTCGGTCGGCGAGGACGTCAAGGCCGCGGCGGACAGCCAGCGCTCCTACGCCGCCCTCTACATCGGCGGCATGGGCAGCAAGGACAAGAACTTCTACAACCAGCTGACCCGTCGGATGGGCTACGAGCAGGCCGCCGACGAGATCCAGGAGAAGTACCTCGCCAAGGACTACGCCGGCGCCGCCGCGGCCGTCCCGCACGACCTGATCGACGCCACCTCGCTGCTCGGCGACACCGCCCGGATCGCGGACCGGATGCAGGCCTACGCGGACGCCGGCGTCACCACCCTGACGCTGGCCCCGGCCGGGTTCACCCTGGAGGAGCGCGTCCTGGCGCTGCGCACCGGCGTGCAGGCGCTGGAGCGCGCCGGCCTGGCTGAGTAG
- a CDS encoding DUF3090 domain-containing protein encodes MSRQVFFYDQPERFVAGTVGQPGARAFYLQASARGRITSVLLEKTQVAALAERIEEVLDEALRRGGDADIPARAPGDLIDTAPLDLPLEQEFRVGTMALAWDSVDSCLVVEAQAVVEGEAEDEEDGAEQVFEDDENGPDMLRVRLSGTMARAFAKRALDLVAAGRKPCPFCNLPLDPEGHLCPRANGYRR; translated from the coding sequence GTGTCCCGTCAGGTCTTCTTCTACGACCAGCCCGAACGGTTCGTGGCCGGTACCGTCGGCCAGCCCGGCGCCCGGGCGTTCTACCTGCAGGCCAGCGCCCGAGGCCGGATCACCAGCGTGCTGCTGGAGAAGACCCAGGTCGCGGCGCTCGCCGAGCGGATCGAGGAGGTCCTCGACGAGGCCCTGCGGCGCGGCGGCGACGCCGACATCCCGGCCCGGGCCCCCGGCGACCTGATCGACACCGCCCCGCTCGACCTCCCGCTGGAGCAGGAGTTCCGGGTCGGCACGATGGCCCTGGCCTGGGACAGTGTCGACTCCTGCCTGGTGGTCGAGGCGCAGGCGGTGGTCGAGGGCGAGGCCGAGGACGAGGAGGACGGCGCCGAGCAGGTCTTCGAGGACGACGAGAACGGCCCCGACATGCTGCGGGTGCGACTCAGCGGCACGATGGCCAGGGCGTTCGCCAAGCGGGCGCTGGACCTGGTCGCCGCCGGCCGCAAGCCCTGCCCGTTCTGCAACCTCCCGCTCGACCCCGAGGGCCACCTGTGCCCCCGCGCGAACGGGTACCGGCGCTGA
- a CDS encoding SCO1664 family protein codes for MAADAPAALRLLREGALTLHGRLTDASNAALYCSVTLDGVTAQCVYKPVAGERPLWDFPDGTLAGREVAAYEVSAAAGWALIPPTLLREGPHGPGMVQLWVEPDPDAAPLLALQDPAGPEDGWLPIVRADVGGGRTALLVHPDDARLRRLAVLDAVLNNADRKGGHLIPAADGRIYGIDHGVTFAVPGKLRTLLWGWAGTPLPQEALDVLGRLAADFDGALGERLAPHLTRAEITAAGDRTAALIRSAAHPLPSEDWPSIPWPPI; via the coding sequence CTGGCCGCCGACGCCCCGGCCGCCCTGCGGCTGCTGCGCGAGGGCGCGCTCACCCTGCACGGCCGGCTGACCGACGCCTCCAACGCCGCCCTCTACTGCTCGGTGACCCTGGACGGCGTCACCGCCCAGTGCGTCTACAAGCCGGTCGCCGGCGAGCGCCCGCTCTGGGACTTCCCGGACGGCACGCTGGCCGGGCGCGAGGTCGCCGCGTACGAGGTGTCCGCCGCCGCCGGCTGGGCGCTGATCCCGCCCACCCTGCTGCGCGAGGGCCCGCACGGCCCCGGCATGGTCCAGCTCTGGGTCGAGCCGGACCCGGACGCCGCGCCGCTGCTCGCGCTGCAGGATCCGGCGGGCCCGGAGGACGGCTGGCTGCCGATCGTCCGGGCCGACGTCGGCGGGGGCCGCACCGCGCTGCTGGTGCACCCCGACGACGCCCGGCTGCGCCGGCTCGCGGTGCTGGACGCGGTGCTCAACAACGCCGACCGCAAGGGCGGCCATCTGATCCCCGCCGCCGACGGCCGGATCTACGGCATCGACCACGGAGTCACCTTCGCCGTGCCGGGCAAGCTGCGGACCCTGCTCTGGGGCTGGGCCGGCACCCCGCTGCCCCAGGAGGCGCTGGACGTCCTCGGCCGCCTCGCCGCGGACTTCGACGGTGCTCTCGGCGAGCGCCTCGCCCCGCACCTCACCCGGGCCGAGATCACCGCCGCCGGCGACCGGACGGCCGCACTGATCCGCAGCGCGGCGCACCCGCTGCCGTCCGAGGACTGGCCCTCCATTCCCTGGCCGCCGATCTAG
- a CDS encoding aldo/keto reductase, which produces MEKRHLGRTGLRVSRLGLGTMTWGRDTDEHEAAEQLKEFVDAGGNLVDTADVYADGGAEYLLSRLTDNLIPRSELVIATKAGSVPDSDRRFDTSRGHLLAALDGSLRRLGTDYVDLWQVHAFDPDTPTDETLHALDIAVSSGRARYVGVSNYSGWQLAKAAARQSADPARVPLAGTQMEYSLLQRGIEREVLPAALDAGVGLLASSPLGRGVLTGKYRHAVPQDSRAASPYLSGFVQPYLDDRSRRIVDAVATAADGLASSPLAVALAWVRDRPGVTGALIGARTVLQLRAALSVEALTLPDEIRGALDDISAPVHRYPDHEWSEL; this is translated from the coding sequence ATGGAAAAGCGACACCTCGGCCGTACCGGGCTGCGGGTCTCCAGGCTCGGTCTCGGCACCATGACCTGGGGCCGGGACACCGACGAGCACGAGGCGGCCGAACAGCTCAAGGAGTTCGTCGACGCCGGCGGCAACCTGGTGGACACCGCCGACGTGTACGCGGACGGCGGCGCCGAGTACCTGCTCTCCCGCCTCACCGACAACCTGATCCCCCGCTCCGAACTCGTGATCGCCACCAAGGCCGGCAGCGTGCCCGACTCGGACCGCCGCTTCGACACCTCCCGCGGCCACCTGCTGGCCGCACTCGACGGCTCGCTGCGCCGGCTCGGCACCGACTACGTCGACCTCTGGCAGGTCCACGCCTTCGACCCGGACACCCCCACCGACGAAACCCTGCACGCCCTCGACATCGCCGTCAGCTCCGGACGGGCCCGGTACGTCGGCGTCTCCAACTACAGCGGCTGGCAGCTCGCCAAGGCCGCCGCCCGGCAGAGCGCCGACCCCGCCCGGGTACCGCTGGCCGGGACACAGATGGAGTACTCGCTGCTGCAGCGCGGCATCGAACGCGAGGTGCTGCCCGCCGCGCTGGACGCCGGCGTCGGCCTGCTGGCCTCCTCCCCGCTCGGACGCGGCGTCCTCACCGGCAAGTACCGGCACGCCGTGCCGCAGGACTCCCGCGCGGCCTCCCCCTACCTCTCCGGCTTCGTCCAGCCCTACCTGGACGACCGCTCACGCCGGATCGTCGACGCGGTCGCGACCGCGGCCGACGGACTCGCCAGCAGCCCGCTGGCGGTGGCCCTCGCCTGGGTCCGGGACCGCCCCGGGGTGACGGGGGCCCTGATCGGGGCGCGGACCGTGCTCCAGCTGCGGGCGGCGCTGTCGGTGGAGGCGCTTACGCTTCCGGATGAGATCCGCGGTGCGCTCGACGACATCTCGGCGCCGGTCCACCGCTACCCCGACCACGAGTGGAGCGAGCTCTAG
- a CDS encoding chaplin, with protein MRNVAKKGLLTAVATGSVLASTAGYAYASAEAHGGAVNSPGVGSGNSVQVPVDVPVNACGNTVDVIGLLNPAFGNRCANADGHGHAAQAAQAHSASEPGRSAAAGAPGQSAPGQSAPAKSAPAHSEPAHPAGQRPGGYDASGISGGGASASGTTAGSPGVLSGNNAAVPVSIPVNACGNSANVVGAANPAFGNSCGNVSVPTPPAVTEEECPPEETGSTPPKETPGTPRAGGPAEAPPVVQAVAPAAPVVPAQATAPQLASTGAGGVEMLGAAGLAALLGGGVLYRRARAGVR; from the coding sequence ATGAGGAATGTAGCCAAGAAGGGGCTCCTCACGGCCGTGGCCACCGGCAGTGTGCTGGCCTCGACCGCCGGCTACGCCTACGCGAGTGCCGAGGCCCACGGGGGCGCGGTCAACTCGCCGGGGGTGGGATCCGGGAACTCCGTTCAGGTCCCGGTGGACGTCCCGGTCAACGCCTGCGGCAACACCGTGGACGTGATCGGCCTGCTCAACCCGGCCTTCGGCAACCGGTGCGCCAACGCCGACGGCCACGGCCACGCGGCCCAGGCCGCCCAGGCCCACAGCGCCTCCGAGCCCGGCCGTTCCGCGGCGGCCGGTGCCCCCGGCCAGTCCGCGCCCGGCCAGTCCGCCCCCGCCAAGTCGGCACCCGCCCACTCCGAGCCGGCGCACCCGGCCGGCCAGCGGCCCGGCGGCTACGACGCCTCGGGCATCTCGGGCGGCGGCGCGTCCGCCTCGGGTACGACGGCCGGTTCGCCCGGGGTGCTCTCGGGCAACAACGCGGCTGTCCCGGTGAGCATCCCGGTGAACGCCTGCGGGAACTCGGCCAACGTCGTGGGGGCCGCCAACCCGGCCTTCGGGAACTCCTGCGGCAACGTGTCGGTGCCCACCCCGCCGGCCGTCACGGAGGAGGAGTGCCCGCCGGAGGAGACCGGCTCCACCCCGCCGAAGGAGACCCCGGGCACCCCGCGGGCCGGTGGCCCCGCCGAGGCTCCGCCCGTGGTCCAGGCCGTCGCGCCGGCCGCCCCGGTCGTCCCGGCCCAGGCCACCGCCCCGCAGCTGGCGTCCACCGGTGCCGGCGGCGTCGAGATGCTCGGTGCGGCCGGGCTCGCGGCCCTGCTCGGTGGCGGCGTCCTCTACCGCCGTGCCCGGGCCGGCGTCCGCTGA